Proteins encoded together in one Salarias fasciatus chromosome 17, fSalaFa1.1, whole genome shotgun sequence window:
- the LOC115404434 gene encoding transmembrane protein 209-like, whose protein sequence is MFTPPKEGMPSMIDRALRMRREEQARQVVLAWAVLNVSLAGMIYTEMSGKLLSRYYNITYWPIWYIELALASLFSLNALFDFWKYFKYTMAPSTIAVSPEQHRLLGLTNTSIQASPPNKPEKKETPAPTQSSPLQGQSVLSFSPSRPAAASPKFSPSCVPGYSPPLSNPATPSSAGSPFSPTVAFGKVLNYSPSSGSSPYQNTMGSAEGSSLRARYRTSPSVFNSPGSKEDYMEDLKSLERFLRSEEEKNHRSQLGSPESVSPNHSPTFWNYNRSVGDYAQTLRKFLYQPACRSQAPSAHKDETDLGSKQAAEEVWARITTSRAAVDCIDSWTAKLRNWISDTILVPLVKEIDSVNSQLRRMGCPELQIGEASISSLKQAAVMKASSIPTMNSIVQYLDITPNQEYLVDRIKELAHSGCMSSFRWNGGGDVKNRKWDTDLPTDCAILMHVFCTYLDSRLPPHPKYPDGKTFTSQHFRHTPDKPDVTKENLFCIHQSSTTPPHYQLIYQGHIYSLPKGRNNLFHTVLMFLYVIKTKESGMLGRVNLGLSGVNILWIFED, encoded by the exons ATGTTTACCCCACCAAAGGAGGGGATGCCCAGCATGATCGACAGAGCGTTGAGgatgaggagagaggagcaggctCGACAGGTGGTCCTGGCCTGGGCAGTACTCAACGTGTCTCTGGCCGGAATGATTTATACTGAAAT GTCAGGGAAATTGCTGAGCAGATACTACAACATCACATACTGGCCTATCTGGTACATTG aacTGGCACTAGCCTCTCTTTTCAGCCTCAATGCTCTTTTTGACTTCTGGAAGTATTTTAAATACACCATGGCTCCTTCCACCATTGCTGTGTCCCCTGAGCAACATCGGCTTCTGGGTCTAACAAACACCA gTATTCAGGCCTCTCCACCCAACAAGCCAGAGAAAAAGGAGACCCCAGCTCCCACCCAGTCATCTCCATTGCAGGGCCAGAGCGTCTTGAGCTTCAGCCCATCTcggccagcagcagccagccCCAAATTCTCCCCGAGCTGTGTACCTGGGTACAGTCCTCCTTTAAGCAACCCAGCCACCCCGAGTAGTGCAGGCAGCCCCTTTTCCCCCACAGTGGCTTTtggaaag GTATTGAACTACAGcccctcctccggctcctctccCTATCAGAACACGATGGGGTCAGCAGAAGGCTCCAGCCTCAGGGCTCGGTACCGCACCTCCCCCTCAGTGTTCAATTCACCAGGAAGCAAAGAGGATTACATGGAAGATCTGAAAAGTCTGGAGCGGTTTTTACGttcggaggaggagaagaaccacCGCAGCCAGCTAG GGAGTCCAGAGTCGGTGTCTCCAAACCACAGTCCAACGTTTTGGAACTACAACCGCTCAGTGGGAGACTACGCCCAGACCTTGCGGAAGTTCTTGTACCAGCCTGCATGCCGCTCTCAGGCACCGTCTGCCCACAAGGATGAAACAGACCTGGGCTCCAAACAGGCTGCTGAGGAG GTATGGGCCAGAATCACCACCAGCCGTGCTGCAGTGGATTGCATCGACAGCTGGACAGCCAAACTCAGGAAT TGGATCAGTGACACCATCTTGGTCCCCTTGGTGAAGGAGATAGACTCTGTCAACAGCCAGCTGAGGAGGATGGGCTGTCCAGAGCTTCAGATAGGAG AGGCCAGCATCAGCAGCCTGAAGCAGGCAGCAGTAATGAAAGCCTCCTCTATCCCCACCATGAACTCTATCGTCCAATACCTGGACATCACACCAAACCAGGAGTACCTCGTGGACCGGATAAAGG AGCTGGCTCACAGTGGCTGTATGAGCTCCTTTCGCTGGAACGGCGGAGGCGACGTgaagaacaggaagtgggaTACAGACCTGCCGACCGACTGTGCC ATCCTCATGCACGTGTTTTGCACATACTTGGACTCCAGGCTTCCCCCACACCCAAAGTACCCAGACGGGAAAACCTTTACTTCGCAGCACTTCAGGCACACTCCGGACAAACCTG ATGTGACCAAGGAGAACCTCTTCTGCATCCACCAAAGCAGCACCACTCCCCCTCACTACCAGCTTATATACCAGGGACACATCTATAGCCTTCCCAAG GGCAGGAACAATTTGTTCCACACGGTCCTCATGTTCCTCTACGTCATTAAGACCAAAGAGTCAGGGATGCTGGG GAGGGTGAATCTGGGCCTCTCTGGTGTGAACATCCTTTGGATATTTGAAGACTGA
- the LOC115404449 gene encoding achaete-scute homolog 4-like isoform X2, with protein sequence MEHIPFVGPLALHGIPVDESSACYKDPLRIGLPFHLDASYLDPVHQRLPYRRFSYFPFPVCDYSFEPAFIRKRNERERHRVRCVNEGYARLREHLPQEFEDKRLSKVETLRAAIDYIKHLQSLLDLNVPGGRNMSIGDARNHRRTECNSDGESKTSLSDNCDSVY encoded by the coding sequence ATGGAGCACATTCCGTTTGTTGGGCCGCTGGCGCTGCACGGCATCCCCGTGGATGAGAGCAGCGCGTGTTATAAAGACCCGCTGCGGATCGGACTGCCTTTCCACCTGGACGCTTCATACCTGGATCCCGTTCACCAGAGGCTCCCTTACAGACGGTTTTCCTATTTCCCCTTCCCGGTGTGCGATTACTCCTTCGAGCCGGCGTTCATCCGCAAACGGAACGAGAGGGAGCGGCACCGGGTGCGCTGCGTAAACGAGGGTTACGCGCGCCTCAGAGAGCATCTCCCGCAGGAATTCGAGGACAAGCGGCTCAGCAAAGTGGAGACGCTGCGAGCGGCCATAGACTATATCAAACACCTACAGAGCTTGCTGGATTTAAACGTCCCCGGCGGAAGGAATATGTCGATTGGGGACGCGCGTAACCATCGGAGGACGGAGTGCAACAGTGATGGCGAGTCCAAAACCAGCCTCAGCGACAACTGCGACTCTGTTTACTGA
- the LOC115404427 gene encoding PR domain zinc finger protein 4-like, producing the protein MMNDMNLSPVGMDQLSVPSVSASHLGLPTSPTHNPIPTPGMPVAIPSLGPSLGSLPSALSLMLPMGPLSDRGVMCGLPERNYSLPPPPYPHLESSYFRHILPGILSYLADRPPPQYIHPSSLNMDGTLSVPSNNPSGLDPYSGPGGPLEQGLVPMDSRQVSGQGDLHQTGAHELDSTGLTMESRVSSPMSPDRMGEELATMDGVGVVPDTQQQLGGGRQPQPHEGLTGVDSSGGVMPLHGPPVLELPVVMDPDHLGGRVGNSGGGGAGGLGEQLHTNGELTSGVVSVVLTGSMSSQSQLEPVSLHGHTGMGLEAVNVSPITAEVSLGPENNLVLVNSTLQLEDSTSSKENMVPGYTIWCTLCERSYTSDCPEHGPVTFIPDAPIQSRARLSLPRPLCLRISVADEPLGVFARDVIPPRTCFGPMVGQHCSNVDLSDWPEKDTPQIWKMYHNNVLEFCIVTTDENECNWMMFVRKARTREEQNLVAYPANGKLFFCTTTEIHPDQELLFYYSRDYCRLMGVPQVLDGQLCQCGKECSSFNELKSHLSSHSSTHSHNQPPHGHSPPQQDHSQQQQPPPPPPPPPPPQQQQEQQPQQQHTHQEEKLTNGTSSSSSSPWTCHSHAAGQPNNSDSGGGAASSTRNTTNGASRAKGQGHVREKKFKCNMCSQAFITSTKLNVHFMGHVGMKPHKCEYCSKAFSDPSNLRMHLKIHTGQKNYRCTVCEKSFTQKSHVASHMLIHTGAEKLKCDLCDRAFIRKHDLKQHMFSHTHERRIQCPKCNKHFLKTNHLKKHMNSHEGRRDFVCEKCHKAFLTKYHLTRHLKICKGPKTDRPSRKDQDVEQEEEEEEEDEEEEDSRGGRRGERLVDSVSNEDCGLDVGGYNSEKSLSPPH; encoded by the exons AT GATGAATGACATGAACCTGAGTCCTGTGGGCATGGACCAGCTCAGTGTGCCCTCAGTGAGCGCCAGCCACCTGGGTCTGCCCACTTCCCCCACCCACAATCCCATCCCCACCCCAG GCATGCCGGTGGCCATCCCCAGCTTGGGTCCTTCCCTCGGTTCCCTTCCTTCAGCCCTGTCTTTGATGCTCCCCATGGGTCcactgagtgacagaggagtgatgTGTGGCCTGCCTGAAAGGAAttactccctccctccccctccgtACCCTCACCTGGAGAGCAGTTACTTCCGACACATACTCCCAG GTATTCTTTCCTATTTGGCAGACCGTCCACCACCGCAGTATATTCACCCCAGCAGTCTTAACATGGACGGCACCCTGTCAGTACCCAGCAACAATCCCTCGGGTCTGGACCCCTATAGTGGCCCTGGAGGTCCGCTGGAGCAGGGCCTGGTGCCTATGGACTCCAGACAGGTCAGCGGTCAGGGGGACCTCCACCAGACTGGTGCTCATGAGCTGGACTCCACCGGTTTAACGATGGAGTCTCGTGTTAGTAGCCCCATGTCCCCAGACCGGATGGGAGAGGAGCTGGCGACCATGGATGGGGTCGGGGTGGTGCCGgacacccagcagcagctcggtggGGGGCGTCAGCCGCAGCCTCATGAGGGCTTGACCGGGGTGGACTCCTCTGGTGGGGTGATGCCCCTCCATGGCCCTCCTGTGCTGGAACTACCTGTGGTCATGGATCCAGACCACCTTGGGGGACGGGTCGGTAActctgggggaggaggggccGGGGGCCTGGGGGAGCAGCTGCATACAAACGGAGAGCTGACCTCTGGTGTTGTGAGTGTGGTGCTCACCGGCTCCATGTCCAGCCAGAGCCAGCTGGAGCCTGTGTCACTACACGGCCACACTGGGATGGGGCTGGAGGCAGTCAACGTGTCCCCGATCACAGCGGAGGTGTCTCTGGGGCCAGAAAACAACCTGGTCCTGGTCAACTCCACACTGCAGCTCGAGGACTCGACGTCGAGCAAGGAGAACATGGTCCCCGGCTACACCATCT GGTGCACACTGTGTGAGCGCTCATATACCTCAGACTGTCCCGAGCATGGCCCAGTCACGTTCATCCCGGATGCGCCCATCCAAAGCCGAGCTCGCCTCTCTCTGCCACGACCACTGTGCCTCCGTATCTCAGTGGCTGATGAACCGCTTG GAGTGTTTGCACGAGATGTTATTCCTCCAAGAACCTGCTTTGGACCGATGGTGGGTCAGCACTGCAGCAATGTGGATCTCTCCGATTGGCCAGAAAAGGACACGCCTCAAATATGGAAG ATGTACCACAACAACGTGCTGGAGTTTTGCATTGTGACAACGGATGAGAACGAGTGCAACTGGATGATGTTTGTGCGCAAAGCAAG GACCCGTGAAGAGCAGAATCTGGTGGCGTACCCGGCCAACGGTAAACTCTTCTTCTGTACAACCACGGAGATCCACCCTGACCAGGAGCTGCTCTTCTACTACAGCAGAGACTACTGCAGGCTGATGG GCGTTCCCCAGGTGCTCGATGGCCAGCTCTGCCAGTGTGGCAAAGAGTGCTCCTCCTTCAACGAGCTCAAGTCTCATCtgagcagccacagcagcacacacagccATAACCAGCCCCCACACGGCCACAGCCCCCCGCAGCAGGAccactcccagcagcagcagcctccgccgccgccacctccacctccaccgccgcagcagcagcaagaacagcagcctcagcagcaacacactcaCCAGGAAGAGAAGCTCACCAATGGCACGtcgagctcctcctcctccccgtggACCTGCCACAGCCACGCTGCGGGACAGCCAAATAACAGCGACAGTGGCGGCGGCGCAGCCAGCAGTACTCGGAACACTACAAACGGCGCCTCCAGAGCGAAAGGTCAGGGCCACGTGCGGGAGAAGAAGTTCAAGTGCAACATGTGCTCCCAGGCTTTCATCACGTCCACAAAGCTCAACGTGCACTTCATGGGACACGTCGGAATGAAACCGCACAAGTGCGAATACTGCAGCAAGGCCTTCAGCGACCCCAGTAACCTCAGGATGCATCTCAAGATTCACACAG GTCAGAAGAACTACAGGTGCACCGTTTGCGAGAAGTCGTTCACTCAGAAATCCCACGTTGCCTCACACATGCTCATCCACACGGGTGCAGAGAAGCTCAAGTGTGACCTCTGCGACCGGGCGTTCATCCGAAAGCACGACCTGAAGCAGCACAtgttctctcacacaca TGAGCGCCGGATCCAGTgtccaaaatgcaacaaacactTCCTCAAGACAAACCACCTGAAGAAGCACATGAACTCTCACGAGGGTCGAAGAGACTTCGTCTGCGAGAAGTGCCACAAAGCCTTCCTCACGAAATACCACCTCACACGACACCTCAAGATTTGCAAAGGGCCCAAGACGGACAGACCCTCGCGGAAGGACCAGGATGTTgagcaagaagaagaggaagaggaggaggatgaggaagaggaggatagCAGAGGAGGTAGAAGAGGAGAGAGACTTGTCGATTCGGTCAGTAATGAAGACTGCGGTTTAGATGTCGGAGGATATAACTCTGAAAAGTCTTTGTCGCCCCCTCATTGA
- the LOC115404449 gene encoding achaete-scute homolog 4-like isoform X1, producing MSVSYSQEVMEHIPFVGPLALHGIPVDESSACYKDPLRIGLPFHLDASYLDPVHQRLPYRRFSYFPFPVCDYSFEPAFIRKRNERERHRVRCVNEGYARLREHLPQEFEDKRLSKVETLRAAIDYIKHLQSLLDLNVPGGRNMSIGDARNHRRTECNSDGESKTSLSDNCDSVY from the coding sequence ATGTCTGTGTCCTACAGTCAGGAGGTCATGGAGCACATTCCGTTTGTTGGGCCGCTGGCGCTGCACGGCATCCCCGTGGATGAGAGCAGCGCGTGTTATAAAGACCCGCTGCGGATCGGACTGCCTTTCCACCTGGACGCTTCATACCTGGATCCCGTTCACCAGAGGCTCCCTTACAGACGGTTTTCCTATTTCCCCTTCCCGGTGTGCGATTACTCCTTCGAGCCGGCGTTCATCCGCAAACGGAACGAGAGGGAGCGGCACCGGGTGCGCTGCGTAAACGAGGGTTACGCGCGCCTCAGAGAGCATCTCCCGCAGGAATTCGAGGACAAGCGGCTCAGCAAAGTGGAGACGCTGCGAGCGGCCATAGACTATATCAAACACCTACAGAGCTTGCTGGATTTAAACGTCCCCGGCGGAAGGAATATGTCGATTGGGGACGCGCGTAACCATCGGAGGACGGAGTGCAACAGTGATGGCGAGTCCAAAACCAGCCTCAGCGACAACTGCGACTCTGTTTACTGA
- the LOC115404452 gene encoding suppressor APC domain-containing protein 1-like: MACHPAGSGSYTVVIIPLRSSLHSLDALRFYLWVKRMKDLEREKDALWCGLEILEKARFWYLQRLDENRARQDSMESKSGAVSFQEGAAEARSCLLRSRIQRANGSLGSVMCEPNVTSSSGPSLPEAEADSDLRWHNSVLTQKVSDKNRRISLLEREKDALLNELQAC, translated from the exons ATGGCCTGCCACCCCGCCGGCTCTGGCTCCTACACCGTGGTCATCATCCCGCTCAGGAGCagcctccacagcctggacgcGCTCCGCTTCTACCTATGG GTTAAGCGTATGAAGGATCTGGAGAGGGAGAAGGACGCTCTGTGGTGCGGCCTGGAGATTCTGGAGAAGGCCCGATTCTGGTACCTCCAGCGGCTGGACGAGAACCGAGCTCGACAGGACAGCATGGAGAGCAAGAGTGGGGCCGTGTCCTTCCAGGAGGGCGCCGCGGAG GCTCGATCATGCCTGCTCAGGTCTCGTATCCAGCGGGCGAACGGTTCCCTGGGCTCAGTTATGTGTGAACCAAACGTCACGAGCAGCAGCGGCCCGTCGCTGCCTGAGGCGGAGGCCGACAGTGACCTCCGCTGGCACAACTCAGTCCTCACCCAG AAAGTGAGCGACAAGAACCGCCGGATCTCCCTCCTCGAGCGGGAAAAAGACGCCCTCCTGAATGAACTGCAGGCCTGTTGA